The genomic region GGCTTCTAGTGGGGTATCGTTCTTTTTTATCAATTCTTGCATACGCTTGTGATGTTTCACACAAAGCTCTACACCTAGACTATCCATCGCATTTTTATGGTCAACATAGCCTAATTCCTTTTTACATTCTAAACACGTCATTAAGTAGGTTAATTTTGATTTGGGATAATAATAACCTTCACTTTTTTGGAATAGTATATAATCTCGATGTATGACATACCACTTTTAGACGAACTGCATTTTTTTAGACGAACTACCGTTTTTATGTTAAAATTTGGATCGAAAAATCAGAAAAGGTTTCTCTTGTTTCCAATGAAACATGTTTATATTTATCCCATATCGTTGTTTTATACATTATGTTCAAAAAAATAGGTCCGGGAGTATTAATTGCAGCAGCTTTCATTGGTCCCGGTACTGTTACAGCTTGTACTTTGGCCGGGGTAGGGTTCGGATATTCATTGCTTTGGGCCATGTTGCTGTCCATCATAGCGACCATCGTCTTACAGGAAATGTCGGCACGGTTAGGTATAATTACCCAAAGGGGATTGGCCGATGTCATCAGACAAGAATTGCACACACCGTGGATAAGGAAAACGGTTATCGGGATTATTTTATCGGCTATCGTGATCGGCAATGCAGCTTATGAAGCAGGCAATATAGGTGGCGGCACTTTGGGGTTGGAAGCAATCTTCGGAGCGCAGTATTCGGCTTTTTATCCTTTTGGTATTGGAGTGCTCGCATTTCTGCTTCTTTTTGTTGGTAACTATAAGGCCTTGGAAAAAATATTTGTGCTTTTGGTACTTGTCATGAGCGTATCGTTTGTTTGTACGGCAATCATCACAAAACCAAATCTGAGCGAAATATTCAATGGGCTGTTGGTACCAACAATGCCCAAAGAGAGTATATTGACCATTATTGCTTTGGTTGGTACCACGGTAGTACCCTATAATTTGTTTTTACATGCTTCATTGGTAAGTGAAAAATGGAAAAATAAAAGTGATTTAAAACCAGCTAAAAGAGATACGTTCGTTTCTATAATCTTGGGTGGTTTCGTTTCTATGTGTATCATCATAGCGGCTGCGGCGATAACCAATACGGAAATAGAAAATGTTATGGGTTTGGCGAAGGGGCTGGAGCCTTTGTATGGTTCTGCTGCCAAATATTTTATGGGACTGGGGTTGTTTGCGGCCGGTATAACTTCTGCGATAACCGCTCCTTTGGCAGCTGCCTACGTGGCCAATAGCTGTTTTGGATGGAACGCAAGCTTAAGGGACAATAAATTTAGATTCGTCTGGATGTTCATACTTGTACTTGGGGTTTTCTTCTCCTCCTTTGGTATTAAACCGATCGAAATCATAAAGTTTGCACAAGTGGCCAACGGTATTCTACTTCCCATTATTGCTATTTTTTTAGTTTGGGTGGTCAACAGAAAATCCGTTATGGGAGCATACAGCAATACTAAGCTGCAAAATGCAATCGGTATCGGTATAATTTTACTTTCCGTGGTGTTGGGGTCTAAAAGTGTTTTGAAAGTATTTGGTCTTTTTTAAATGGAAAAAAGGTTTATTGATATTAATTGCGATGTGGGGGAGGGAGTTGGCAACGAAGCCGAGCTTTTTCCCTTGATATCTTCTTGCAATATTGCTTGCGGAGGCCATTCGGGTGATTTGGCTTCTATGACGGCTGTTGTCAGGTTGGCGAAAAAGCATAGGGTTAAGATAGGTGCGCACCCTTCATATCCCGATATAAAAAATTTTGGTAGGCTTTCCATAAAAATGGATACAAGAGAACTCTCGGATAGTATTAAATCACAGGTAGAGACTTTGGCATTCATAGCTAAAAAAGAAAAAATCGACGTACACCATATCAAACCCCACGGTGCTTTGTATAACGATATTGCCAAAGATGAAAACCTCGCTTCTGTTTTTTTGGAAGCGGTAACAAGGTGTAAGAATCAACTTTTTATTTATGTTCCACCCAAGTCGATAATAGAAAAATTGGCATTGAAGAAAGGGTTTAAGATAAAACGGGAAGCGTTTGGGGATAGAAATTATACTGCCGACTTGCGTTTGGTTTCCAGAAAAGAGGCAAATGCATTGATTTTAAATCCTGAATCTGTATGTAAACATCTAATCCGCATGGTTAAGGAACAATACGTAAATACCATATCAGGGGAGCGCATAAAAATAAAGGCCGATACCTATTGTATTCATGGTGACACCCCTAATGCTTTGCAAATATTGACGTATCTTTCTAAAGAATTGCATAATCATAAAATTTATATCTCGAAGTGAATCTCCCATCCATAACCATTAAACCTTTTGGTATACACGCTATTTTGATGGAATGGCCCAATGAGGTCAGTGAAAGCATATTGGACAATATTCTTCTGTTTGAGAAGTACTTAAAACATAAGTGCTTGGAAAGTAAAGACTGGGAAACCGTCCCAGCATATAATTCCCTACTACTTACCAACCGACACCTGGTCATTCAACATGATGTTTTTGGTAATAAGCTCCAAGATTGGTATGCGGACAGTAAAGAGATAAAACCCAGTAAAAGATATCTTTGGCGCTTGCCAGTTTCCTACGATGCCGAATTTGGAATTGATATGAAGGAAGTTTCCGAAAAACTGGGCAAGACCCCGGAAGAAATTATAGAACTTCATACAAGCC from Costertonia aggregata harbors:
- a CDS encoding Nramp family divalent metal transporter, with protein sequence MFKKIGPGVLIAAAFIGPGTVTACTLAGVGFGYSLLWAMLLSIIATIVLQEMSARLGIITQRGLADVIRQELHTPWIRKTVIGIILSAIVIGNAAYEAGNIGGGTLGLEAIFGAQYSAFYPFGIGVLAFLLLFVGNYKALEKIFVLLVLVMSVSFVCTAIITKPNLSEIFNGLLVPTMPKESILTIIALVGTTVVPYNLFLHASLVSEKWKNKSDLKPAKRDTFVSIILGGFVSMCIIIAAAAITNTEIENVMGLAKGLEPLYGSAAKYFMGLGLFAAGITSAITAPLAAAYVANSCFGWNASLRDNKFRFVWMFILVLGVFFSSFGIKPIEIIKFAQVANGILLPIIAIFLVWVVNRKSVMGAYSNTKLQNAIGIGIILLSVVLGSKSVLKVFGLF
- the pxpA gene encoding 5-oxoprolinase subunit PxpA; translated protein: MEKRFIDINCDVGEGVGNEAELFPLISSCNIACGGHSGDLASMTAVVRLAKKHRVKIGAHPSYPDIKNFGRLSIKMDTRELSDSIKSQVETLAFIAKKEKIDVHHIKPHGALYNDIAKDENLASVFLEAVTRCKNQLFIYVPPKSIIEKLALKKGFKIKREAFGDRNYTADLRLVSRKEANALILNPESVCKHLIRMVKEQYVNTISGERIKIKADTYCIHGDTPNALQILTYLSKELHNHKIYISK
- the pxpB gene encoding 5-oxoprolinase subunit PxpB, translating into MNLPSITIKPFGIHAILMEWPNEVSESILDNILLFEKYLKHKCLESKDWETVPAYNSLLLTNRHLVIQHDVFGNKLQDWYADSKEIKPSKRYLWRLPVSYDAEFGIDMKEVSEKLGKTPEEIIELHTSHVYTLYGIGFLPGFMYLGGLPKALELPRKPSPRLKVRQGAVGLAGKQTGIYPQESPGGWNIIGNCSVPMFDVTKEQPCFVSVGDKIQFYQISRAEYDLHKIEAEVGIYQPEKIEMDA